The DNA segment GGAAAGGGTGAAGGCGAGCAGTCCGCCGGCGAGGATGCCCGGGGCGAGCAGCGGCAGGGCCACTTTCGTGAAGGTCTGGATGCGCGATGCGCCGAGGTCCCGGGCGGCCTCCAGCAGGGTGAAGTCAAAGCCCTCCAGCCGGGCCAGCACCACCAGGGTGACGTAGCTCATGCAGAAGGTGATGTGGGCCAGCGTGATGGTGGACATGCTGAGGTCCACGCCGAGGGCGATGAACAGCAGCAGCAGGCTCATCCCCATCAGGATGTCCGGGATCACCAGCGGCACGGTGACCAGCAGGCGGTGGGCATCCTGCAGGCGGGAGCGGTGGCGGTGCAGCGCGAAGGCGGCGGCGGTGCCCAGCACCATGGATGCGATGGCGGAGAGGACGGCGATTTTCAGAGAAGTGCCCAGCGCGGTGATGATGTCATCCCTTTCCGCGAGGCGTTCATACCACCGGAGCGAGAATCCCTGCCACTTCGCGGCGAAGCGCGACGAGTTGAAGGAGTTCACCACCAGACCCAAGATGGGCAGGTAGAGGAACACCATCACGAAGATGGTGACGAGAAGCGGGGCGCGGCTCTTTCTCATGCTTCCCTCCTTTTCCGTTTCAGGGCCATGGGGGCCATCACCAGCAGGGTGAGGGCGGCGGAGAGCGCGGCGGCCTGGGGCAGGTTCCTGTCGCTGAAGTTCCGCTGGGCGATCTTGTTGCCGATCATCTGTGAATCCGCGCCGCCCACCATGTCCGGCACCACGTAGGAGCCCAGCATGGGGATGAAGATGACGATGAAGGCGGTGACGAGTCCCTGCCGGATGCCGGGGAGGAAGACGGAGGTGAAAGCGGTCACCGCCTTCGCTCCCAGATCACGGGCGGCGTCCAGCAGGCCGAAGTCGAATTTTTCCGCCGCGGCGAAGAGCGGCAGGATGGCGAAGGGCAGGTAGGTGTAGATGCTCACCAGGATGACGGCGAACGGTCCGCCAAGCAGCCGGTCGTTCTCCCCGAGCAGGCCGGTCGCGCGCAGCGTTTCCGCCAGCCAGCCCTGGGCATGGAGGATCTGCTGCCAGGCGAAGACGCGGATGACGAAATTCGTCCAGAACGGGACGATCACCAGCAGCAGCATGCGCGCCCGCCACGCCGGGCCCATCCGCGCCATGGCGTAGGCGACGGGGAGTGCGAACAGCAGGCATAGGGCGGTGACGACGGCGCTCACCCAGACCGTCCGCCAGAGCAGGACGAGGTAAGACGGATCGAGCAAGGCGCGGACCGCATCCAGGCTCCAGCCGGAGCCGACCTCGCCGCCATGGGCCGCCGGTTTGAAAGCGATGGCGAAGATCATCACCAGTGGGACGAGCACGAACGCCGTGAGCCAGAGGAAGCTCGGCGCGCTGTCCAGCCACTCGCGGGTGCGTCTCATGCTTCCGGCAGGGTCAGCAGGTTCTCGTCCTCCTCGCGGTATTGCTCCAACAGGTAGCCATCGTTCGCATGCCAGCGCAGCCAGACTTCGTCGCCCCATTTCGGAGGCGTTTCATCGAGCAGGAAGTTCCGGTGCTGGACCTCCGCGCAGAGCCTCAGTTCGCCGCAGCGGACCCAGTAGCGGGTGTGGGAGCCGAAGTAGATCACGTCTTCAATCTTTCCCCGGACGCTGTTCTCCAGCGGCGAGTCCGCGGGCTTCGCGCAGGCGACCATGATCTTCTCCGGGCGCAGGGAAAGGTGGACGCGGTCGCCCGCGCGGACGGGCTTGTCGTTGTCGATGATGATGGTGCCCAGCCCGTCCACGCCGCAGCGGGAGAAGCTGGAGTCGATCACACAGGTGACCTTTCCCTCGATGAAGTTCGTGTCGCCGATGAACGCGGCGACGAACGAACTACGGGGAGTTTCGTAGATTTCGGCGGGTGGTCCGATCTGTTCGATGCGGCCCTTGTTCATCACCGCGATGCGGTCGGAGAAGGACATCGCCTCGCCCTGGTCATGGGTGACGTAGATGAAGGTGATGCCCACCTCGTCATGGATGGCGTCCAGCTCCACCAGCAGGCGCTGGCGCAACTTCAGGTCCAGCGCGGCCAGCGGCTCGTCCAGCAGGAGGACCTGCGGCTTGTTCACCAGCGCGCGGGCGATGGCCACGCGCTGCTTCTGGCCGCCGGAAAGCTGGGCGGGCTTCTTGTCCGCGTGGGCGGAAAGGTCCACCAGCGCCAGCATGCGGTCCACCTCCCGTTTGATCTCCGCCGCCGGGCGCTTCGCGATCTTCGGCCCGAAGCCGATGTTGTCCCGCACGCTGAGGTGGGGGAACAGCGCATAGTTCTGGAAGACGGTGTTCACAGGCCGCTGCTCCGGCGGCAGGTGGGTG comes from the Luteolibacter sp. SL250 genome and includes:
- a CDS encoding ABC transporter permease, with protein sequence MRKSRAPLLVTIFVMVFLYLPILGLVVNSFNSSRFAAKWQGFSLRWYERLAERDDIITALGTSLKIAVLSAIASMVLGTAAAFALHRHRSRLQDAHRLLVTVPLVIPDILMGMSLLLLFIALGVDLSMSTITLAHITFCMSYVTLVVLARLEGFDFTLLEAARDLGASRIQTFTKVALPLLAPGILAGGLLAFTLSIDDYVVTFFVKGPGADTLPTLVYSMIKKSKDLPVINALSSLMLVVTFAAVALSHRLLRRPVEN
- a CDS encoding ABC transporter permease, giving the protein MRRTREWLDSAPSFLWLTAFVLVPLVMIFAIAFKPAAHGGEVGSGWSLDAVRALLDPSYLVLLWRTVWVSAVVTALCLLFALPVAYAMARMGPAWRARMLLLVIVPFWTNFVIRVFAWQQILHAQGWLAETLRATGLLGENDRLLGGPFAVILVSIYTYLPFAILPLFAAAEKFDFGLLDAARDLGAKAVTAFTSVFLPGIRQGLVTAFIVIFIPMLGSYVVPDMVGGADSQMIGNKIAQRNFSDRNLPQAAALSAALTLLVMAPMALKRKRREA
- a CDS encoding ABC transporter ATP-binding protein gives rise to the protein MPGHLIFENVTRRFGSFTAVADVTLEIGKGESFSLLGPSGCGKTTLLRMAAGFETPDSGRILLDGKDITHLPPEQRPVNTVFQNYALFPHLSVRDNIGFGPKIAKRPAAEIKREVDRMLALVDLSAHADKKPAQLSGGQKQRVAIARALVNKPQVLLLDEPLAALDLKLRQRLLVELDAIHDEVGITFIYVTHDQGEAMSFSDRIAVMNKGRIEQIGPPAEIYETPRSSFVAAFIGDTNFIEGKVTCVIDSSFSRCGVDGLGTIIIDNDKPVRAGDRVHLSLRPEKIMVACAKPADSPLENSVRGKIEDVIYFGSHTRYWVRCGELRLCAEVQHRNFLLDETPPKWGDEVWLRWHANDGYLLEQYREEDENLLTLPEA